The proteins below are encoded in one region of Ereboglobus luteus:
- a CDS encoding 3-deoxy-D-arabino-heptulosonate 7-phosphate synthase — protein sequence MIIPKPARLSPEQLAEISAIVEPFGCRIQPIIGAVRNIYAIVGDERDELMTNRLEGLPYIERVDKMQSPYKLMDRRSSLSGNKIKIGNLTIGEDLLVIAGQCTIDPKNPNYFYETAHAVKEAGANSIRGGVWKPRTNPYSFQGDNKSLDILMEAHRRTGLPVDAEVMDEHQLHLAIEAGVHMLQVGARNALNYSLLRAIGGAVASRPSTVVLLKRSIHMGPLNEFISAAEYIAAFGNPNILLCPRGTSPAIDGYRNHPDESITPLLKEKTWAPVVVDPSHSVGKAAYVPACALAAVAYGADGLCIESHISPSKGIGDDPKQALTPEMLAYTIREARQLWAARREARAHAPEGISPAK from the coding sequence ATGATTATTCCGAAACCCGCACGTCTGTCGCCCGAACAACTCGCCGAGATATCCGCAATCGTCGAGCCCTTTGGCTGCCGCATTCAGCCCATCATAGGAGCCGTGCGCAATATTTATGCCATCGTGGGGGATGAGCGCGACGAGCTCATGACCAACCGCCTCGAGGGGCTTCCCTACATTGAGCGCGTGGACAAGATGCAGTCGCCCTACAAGCTCATGGACCGGCGCTCCTCGCTTTCGGGCAACAAGATCAAAATCGGCAACCTCACCATCGGCGAGGATCTGCTCGTCATCGCGGGCCAGTGCACCATCGATCCCAAGAACCCGAATTACTTTTACGAAACCGCCCACGCCGTGAAGGAAGCCGGCGCCAACTCCATCCGCGGCGGCGTTTGGAAACCGCGCACCAATCCCTATTCGTTCCAAGGCGACAACAAGTCGCTCGACATCCTCATGGAGGCGCACCGTCGCACCGGGCTTCCCGTCGATGCCGAGGTGATGGATGAACACCAGCTCCATCTGGCCATTGAGGCCGGCGTGCACATGCTCCAAGTCGGAGCGCGCAACGCCCTCAACTATTCGCTTCTCCGCGCCATCGGCGGCGCCGTTGCCAGCCGCCCCTCGACCGTCGTGCTCCTCAAGCGCTCCATCCACATGGGCCCGCTCAACGAGTTTATTTCCGCCGCCGAGTATATCGCCGCCTTTGGCAACCCCAACATCCTGCTTTGCCCGCGCGGCACCTCGCCCGCCATTGACGGCTACCGCAATCATCCCGACGAATCCATCACGCCCCTGCTCAAGGAAAAAACCTGGGCGCCCGTCGTGGTCGATCCCTCGCATTCCGTCGGCAAGGCCGCCTATGTGCCCGCCTGCGCGCTTGCCGCCGTCGCCTACGGGGCCGACGGGCTTTGCATCGAATCGCACATCTCGCCCAGCAAGGGCATTGGCGACGATCCCAAGCAGGCGCTCACGCCGGAAATGCTCGCTTACACCATCCGCGAAGCCCGCCAGCTCTGGGCCGCGCGCCGCGAAGCGCGCGCTCACGCGCCCGAGGGGATTTCACCAGCAAAATAA
- a CDS encoding S1C family serine protease, whose translation MTFRKLPALILATLAISALQPFSVCAPVGPEGAPSEPAPAPRVADVAQPRSSAFSLGRVRLKNGSAIQGDIIAERADRVIVDLGFDVVAIPRDDIDSVTTEAADDFSDNTETETGDSALFRTAPNQPALTVKENVSRVGEAVVQIRTPTGLGSGFIIDPAGYIVTNQHVIAGEYNISVTLFRSGRNELEKVVYHKIRIVALDPRLDLALLKIEDLPAAVTLPTLPLGDSNTLNEGQTVFAIGSPLGLDRTVSQGIVSSRNRPLGGQLYIQTTTQINPGNSGGPLFNLQGEVVGVNNMKPMITGVEGLGFSIPAAVLKNFLRNRDAYAFDARNPNSGYRYLEPPRILKTSGTANSEQ comes from the coding sequence ATGACGTTCCGAAAACTTCCCGCGCTCATCCTCGCAACGCTCGCCATTTCGGCGCTTCAGCCTTTCAGTGTTTGTGCTCCCGTTGGGCCGGAGGGCGCCCCGTCGGAGCCGGCGCCCGCGCCTCGCGTCGCGGACGTTGCGCAGCCGCGCTCGTCAGCCTTTTCCCTCGGGCGTGTCAGGCTCAAGAACGGCTCCGCCATCCAGGGTGACATCATTGCCGAGCGCGCGGACCGGGTCATCGTCGATCTTGGATTTGATGTTGTTGCGATTCCCCGGGACGACATTGACAGCGTCACCACCGAGGCCGCGGACGATTTTTCGGACAACACCGAAACGGAAACCGGCGACTCCGCGCTCTTCCGCACCGCGCCCAACCAACCCGCCCTCACCGTCAAGGAAAACGTCTCCCGTGTCGGCGAAGCTGTTGTGCAAATCCGCACGCCCACGGGGCTCGGCTCCGGCTTCATCATCGATCCCGCCGGCTACATTGTCACCAACCAGCACGTCATCGCCGGCGAATACAATATCTCCGTCACACTCTTCCGCAGCGGACGCAATGAACTCGAAAAAGTCGTTTATCATAAAATCCGCATCGTCGCGCTCGACCCGCGACTCGACCTCGCCCTTCTCAAAATAGAGGACCTCCCCGCCGCCGTGACGCTCCCCACGCTTCCCCTCGGCGATTCCAACACCCTCAATGAAGGCCAGACTGTCTTCGCCATCGGCAGCCCGCTCGGACTCGACCGCACCGTCTCGCAGGGCATCGTCAGCAGCCGCAACCGCCCCCTCGGCGGCCAGCTCTACATCCAGACCACCACGCAAATTAATCCCGGCAATTCCGGCGGCCCGCTCTTCAACCTCCAAGGCGAAGTGGTTGGCGTGAACAACATGAAACCCATGATCACCGGTGTCGAGGGGCTCGGCTTCTCGATTCCCGCCGCCGTCCTCAAAAACTTCCTCCGCAACCGCGACGCCTACGCCTTCGACGCCCGCAACCCCAACTCCGGCTATCGCTACCTGGAGCCCCCGCGCATCCTCAAGACCAGCGGCACCGCCAACTCTGAACAGTGA